The Actinopolyspora erythraea genome has a segment encoding these proteins:
- a CDS encoding LysR substrate-binding domain-containing protein, producing the protein MFTLTQLSGFVAVAEEGHFGRAAQRLRMTQPPLSRQIQQLEKELQVRLFHRDSRTVWLTPAGRAFLPDARRLLYEADSAALSVRRVTAGQEGVVRVGFTATSAYGVLGGVIDTARQHLPHVELVLRELVTREQLERLSSGALDLGLVRPPGRQELRSRLLRREPLLAALPANHPLASGPGPLELSAFDGADVVTYAPSEARYFHELLVGVFRDAAVRPNYVQHVSQVHTLLALVEMGLGITLVPSIATRLRLDGVVFREVRLPEPEPVELHLAWRDGNDNPALHALLESL; encoded by the coding sequence ATGTTCACACTGACCCAGCTGTCCGGCTTCGTCGCGGTCGCCGAGGAAGGTCATTTCGGGCGGGCCGCGCAACGGCTGCGCATGACCCAGCCCCCGCTGAGTCGGCAGATCCAGCAACTGGAGAAGGAACTACAGGTCCGGCTGTTCCACCGGGACAGCCGGACGGTGTGGCTCACCCCGGCCGGGCGCGCGTTCCTGCCGGACGCGCGGAGGCTGCTCTACGAGGCCGACAGCGCCGCTCTCTCGGTGCGTCGGGTGACCGCGGGCCAGGAAGGGGTGGTGCGGGTGGGATTCACCGCGACCTCGGCCTACGGTGTGCTGGGAGGGGTGATCGACACGGCTCGACAGCACCTGCCGCACGTCGAGCTCGTACTGCGCGAACTGGTCACCAGGGAGCAGCTCGAACGGCTCTCCTCCGGAGCGCTCGACCTCGGGCTGGTGCGACCGCCGGGCAGGCAGGAGCTGCGCTCCCGGCTGTTGCGTCGCGAGCCGCTGCTGGCGGCGCTGCCCGCGAACCACCCGTTGGCCTCGGGGCCGGGACCGTTGGAGTTGAGCGCCTTCGACGGCGCCGACGTGGTGACCTACGCGCCCTCCGAGGCGCGCTACTTCCACGAGCTGCTGGTGGGCGTCTTCCGGGATGCCGCAGTGCGGCCGAACTACGTGCAGCACGTGAGCCAGGTGCACACCCTGCTGGCGCTGGTGGAGATGGGGCTGGGGATCACCCTCGTACCGTCCATCGCCACCCGGCTCCGGCTGGACGGTGTCGTCTTCCGGGAGGTGCGCCTGCCCGAACCGGAACCGGTGGAGCTGCACCTGGCCTGGCGGGACGGCAACGACAACCCGGCGTTGCACGCGCTGCTGGAGTCGCTGTGA